The Corynebacterium callunae DSM 20147 genomic sequence CGAGGAAGTCATCGTCGACGAAGTTCAAGACTGCGACTCCGCCGATATTCTGGTTCTAAAGTCGCTGCGAGATGCGGGAATCCGTCTTATATCTGTCGGAGACCTCGACCAGTCCATCTACGAGTTCAGAGGCACTTCGGCTCCAGAAGTCCGCAACTTCTTGCGGTCGGCCAGCCCTCAGCCGCGCATCGATACAAATTTTCGTAGCTCTCCCGCTATTTGCAAGGTTGTGAATAGTTTACGTGAGGGGCCAACCATCGACATTCCTGTAGGAGAGGCCTCGACCTGCGATATCCCCGTTCATCTCATCGGCTACCGAAATCATTCGGAGATCGGGCCATCGGTCGAGACAGTAATTGACCAATACCGGGGATTGGCAAAACCGGTGTTTCTGGCGCACAGCAAAGACAATGCAGCTTTCGCTGCTGGTGGCCACGGAAAAGGTAAGTCGTCAAAAAGCAAGGTTGCAGCACTAGCCAAGTCGGGCAATCTGCTCCTGGACTCCTCGTCGACCTCAGCGAAAAGGACTAAAGCCCTCGCAGAAACCGGAATTTTGCTGCAGCAACTGCATTCCGACGAGCAGCTAGCAAAAGCTGGCGAAGAGATTTATCTTGAGACTCTCGGGCTGACCAAGAGTTCGTATCATGAACTGTGTTTGAGGTTCGTTGTGGCAGTAGGAGATCCCGCAAGGCAGTCCCGCAGTGCGTACAGGGAGAAACTTATCCAGGTTGCGGAAGGATTCGGGATCGCGCTCAACCGTGGCCGGACCAAGACACCATCAGCCGATGCCTGGCCATGGGATGGTATACCGACAGCCGAGCATCAATATGAGCATTCAACAGTTCACGGTTTCAAAGGACTGGAGACAGACTCGATCGTCCTGGTCGTTCCAGGCGACAAGCGGACGGGGGCCACTATTCGTGGCTGGGGAGAAGGAGAAGGCTCTGAAGCGAGAAGAGTCCTTTATGTCGGCGCATCAAGGGCTAAACGTCTGCTCATACTGGCCGTGCACAATAAATACACAGATGCTGTGAAGCTAATCCTGGAGAGAGACGAGGTTCCTCTTGCATTGTCTGGGTAGTTTGTCGCCCATTTCCATGACCGCACGAAAACTGCTGGTCAAAGTGATATAACACCCCATATGATTCTCTTCGAAGTCGGCCAGGACTCGGCCAAGCAGGTTAAGCCCAAGACTATCGTCAATGGCAAGAAGGTTCTGGAGCGAGATATCCAGAAGATTTTCGAGGGTAGCCTTCACGAGATCCTGGGTGTCCACTTCTTGGCCAGCGAGTACTCCACCAGCTTCGGTGGGCGCATGGACACTCTTGGCATCGACGATGACGGCAACCCGTGCATTATCGAGTACAAGAAGGGCCAGAACGAGAACGTCATCAACCAGGGACTCTCATACCTGCGTTGGCTGCTCGACCACAAGGACTCGTTCCACGTCCTTTGCCAGGAGAAGGGTGTCGAGAAAGAAGTCCAGTGGGATGCGCCTCGGGTTATCTGCGTAGCGGAGAGCTACAGCAAGTTCGATACCGATACCGCGGACTTGCTTCCTATCAAGATTGAACTGATGCGCTACCAGCTGTTCGAGAACAACATGCTCACCTTAGATATGGAGAGCTACCAGAAGGTGAAGCTCCAAGGCGTCCCGAAACTTGGCACCAGCGTCGAGAAGAGGGCCGAGCCGCTCCAGGTCACCTACACACTGGAAGACCACCTGGCGAAGTCTGGGCCGGCCAGCCGCAAGCTCTATGACGACCTTAAAGAGCGGGTACTTGGTCTCGATCAAGAGATGGAACTCGAGTTCAAGAAGCTCTATGTAGCATTTAAGATGACTCGCAACGTGACCGACGTGGTCTTCCAAAAGCAAAAGCTCTGGGTCTTTATCAACGTCAAGAGTGGCACGCTCGATGATCCGCGAGGCATTGCCGAGAACTTGGTTGATCCGGTGAAGATCGGTCATTGGGGGAATGGAGACTACCGAGTTGAGGTTACTCCCAATAGCGATATGGATTATCTCATGACGCTCATTGAGCAGAGCTACAGCATCAACCAGTAGCGCTTCAAGGTGAGTGAACCAGCGAGATCTCGCCTGAGTTCCGTCCCGGTGTCCACCTGGCTTAGTAGGCTTGGGGTCAGTAAGCGGATCCGTTACGGGCGGGTGTCAGCGGAGACAGATGAGGAGTTAATCATGGACGACGAGAGTGGCCCGATCGAGACCGAGGAAGTGATCGCCCACGGTGAAGATCCTGGTGACATCACCGAGGCTACGGAGGCTAATCCGGCGGAGGATTCTGTCTCCACGGAGGAGTCTGAGGATTACAGCTTGATTAAGCAGGACGATGACCTTTCCGAAGATAGCCAGGTTGCTCTAGAGATTGAAGTGGTTCGACGTGATGATGAGCTCATGGTTTTCGGTGATGAGCTGGCTGTTCGGGAATTTATAGACTCTCTAGCGATTTCTGCAAAGAAGACAACCAAGATAGATAACATCCTCTTTCGCCATCTCAGTGAGCAGTTTAAAAAGAGCGGCACTGTACTACAGGGGGTGTCTGAGATTGCAGAGAATTCGGGCTACTACATCAAGCTCACGAAGGAGAGTGCGGCGAGCGTCAAAAAGCTAGGACTGTATGAGACCAAAGGTGGTATCACCTATGCGATGATCGAAA encodes the following:
- a CDS encoding DUF5655 domain-containing protein; its protein translation is MILFEVGQDSAKQVKPKTIVNGKKVLERDIQKIFEGSLHEILGVHFLASEYSTSFGGRMDTLGIDDDGNPCIIEYKKGQNENVINQGLSYLRWLLDHKDSFHVLCQEKGVEKEVQWDAPRVICVAESYSKFDTDTADLLPIKIELMRYQLFENNMLTLDMESYQKVKLQGVPKLGTSVEKRAEPLQVTYTLEDHLAKSGPASRKLYDDLKERVLGLDQEMELEFKKLYVAFKMTRNVTDVVFQKQKLWVFINVKSGTLDDPRGIAENLVDPVKIGHWGNGDYRVEVTPNSDMDYLMTLIEQSYSINQ
- a CDS encoding UvrD-helicase domain-containing protein, which produces MSLEFTSAQRSLIESESGGFFEACPGAGKTQTIVERFARRGDSEDSRRGTALVTFTNAAAEEAQRRCAHKPELLQAPNFVGTIDSFINRFFAAPFYKGKHGKVPTFWDSWSSLDSAVVRIKGQPPVSLDHFQCHNDWATLLDEYRCRYSESQICALESAAYSKWNQLVRSGHLDADTSRLIARIEIEENRYGIVELLTSRFEEVIVDEVQDCDSADILVLKSLRDAGIRLISVGDLDQSIYEFRGTSAPEVRNFLRSASPQPRIDTNFRSSPAICKVVNSLREGPTIDIPVGEASTCDIPVHLIGYRNHSEIGPSVETVIDQYRGLAKPVFLAHSKDNAAFAAGGHGKGKSSKSKVAALAKSGNLLLDSSSTSAKRTKALAETGILLQQLHSDEQLAKAGEEIYLETLGLTKSSYHELCLRFVVAVGDPARQSRSAYREKLIQVAEGFGIALNRGRTKTPSADAWPWDGIPTAEHQYEHSTVHGFKGLETDSIVLVVPGDKRTGATIRGWGEGEGSEARRVLYVGASRAKRLLILAVHNKYTDAVKLILERDEVPLALSG